In Haematobia irritans isolate KBUSLIRL chromosome 1, ASM5000362v1, whole genome shotgun sequence, a genomic segment contains:
- the LOC142221983 gene encoding uncharacterized protein LOC142221983, which yields MSSLEVLIVNQRDTLQLLVKYAKRFEKKAKSEKTHGYLNTLVQRVDEIFNKFEDQHDKIVSVIRDTSLDVDDVPYMKEDVYFDFTEKYLEFKGRIIDALPENSITNSPLASTFVAPSNRTDAAIISDSRLPKINLPKFSGEYVEWVPFRDMYCSLVHNNGSLNRVQKFYYLKGTLSGEAANLIKTIPVTEANYDSAWEVLESRYHNRRMLVGNLVSKLFNIPKSDGGCQSIRVLLDFARECLSSLGNLDIDTSNWDPILVHLLVQKLDLQTRKEWENSLKSSTNLPSRSELFTFLDRTFRTLESLGNEFSSSSASKSHSKFSKSTKNSNSFKKTSCHTGKISRQTPTECIYCGKSHSISKCYKFLALSVHGRNEFLSDKSICRNCLSVGHDQNNCGSPFRCVICKQKHHSVLHADGLSGQVFSAEPLVSSTSNSDTNPSNRFTTHNANVIRSVLLYTIRLHVCTNRGTFPLRALLDPGSQGCLISESAVQLMGLKRTKSHCTVVGIGDGSGSVSKFMVDIELFSRRNISVLSCTALVLTKLSSYTPDACAKSISMPDISEDDLADPRFYDSDPIDLILGSDVCFEVKIPSQSFIHNGMFFQNTHFGWVFSGSDRSLSTHRLHIHHVNLDAILRSFWEQEEICSDRDMSNEELACESYFVDTTNQTETGRYMVKLPFKSILSDGSGPEIQNNILNAFRRLRQLEISFSRRPEFAQSYKNFMSEYESLGHMTRIGHYPDHVRRDSYFLPHHGIFKEQSTTTKLRVVFDGSSHSQGHKSLNEELAAGPALQNDISSILTKWRRHRIAFGADIEKMFRQIDVHPEHRKYQQILWRANPFEDISIFELNTVTYGTTSAPYLAIRVLQKLAEDYRSHFPSAAEVLMSESYVDDIISGSDNLSDASKLQKDLCALLNKGGCNLRKWVTNSQELLAAIPFDCRDPSISIDFDRNNNVVKTLGIQWNTSDDTFSIRVNFDERESFSKRSILSESARIYDPLGLLTPSTVVSKTIFKRLWEDSIDWDSKIPNDIERDWINHRSSLKDLSSLKVPRWIGWSPNSVVELHCFCDASSVAYAAVVYARILTPGGIRVSILQAKSKVAPVKTVSIPRLELCAAKLLALLVQNVKESLKNLPIETTYFWSDSSTVLSWIRKSPSHWTVYVANRVADIQRLSDPFQWRYVPTSLNPADCASRGISGTELLNNDTWWFGPRFLRESTDSWPRNLPQFNTTEEQRTKISTHALNEKTYPEIFLRYSKFNNLIRSFSLCYRFIYNCRKPDARRTGVLTSTEINDTLYRILKVAQKVDFPIEIEQLLKNRPIRSSSLLKLMPFLDTYGLIRVGGRLQNSSFDYDIKHPIILSKNNPLSRLIITDSHEKTLHGGITLTMSYVNRRYWILSGNQLAKSIIHKCMRCFRQSAKTAQQIMGNLPSVRLNATRPFKHSGVDFAGPIMLKISTIRSAVVTKGYICLFVCMVTKALHLEAVSDLSTSAFLAAFKRFVSRRGGCTDIYSDCGTNFVGASKELQVLHNRSQKSLPEELRHALSNDGTTWHFIPPASPNFGGLWEAGVKSVKYHLKRVVRDRLLSFEELSTLLCQIESILNSRPLCPLSPDPADFDALTPAHFLIGEPTNCIQDETLLDVNINRLTRWKCIEKIKQHFWKRWHSEYLNRLQSRPKWLKQSENAKVGDLVLVADERIGPGQWLLGRIKEIHPGGDGRTRLTIISTDNHKIISCHTASINYIIITSTANT from the coding sequence atgagtTCGCTCGAAGTTTTAATAGTTAATCAAAGGGACACATTGCAATTGCTTGTGAAATATGCAAAACGATTTGAAAAGAAAGCAAAAAGCGAGAAAACTCATGGTTATTTGAACACTTTAGTACAAcgagttgacgaaattttcaataaatttgaggACCAACATGATAAAATTGTGAGTGTAATTCGCGATACGTCGCTAGACGTGGACGATGTTCCTTATATGAAGGAAGAtgtttatttcgattttacggaaaaatatttggaatttaAAGGTCGAATTATTGACGCTTTACCGGAAAATTCGATAACTAATTCTCCATTGGCGAGCACTTTTGTTGCCCCTAGTAATCGTACTGATGCCGCTATTATTTCTGATTCACGtttgccaaaaattaatttaccgAAGTTTTCTGGAGAATACGTTGAATGGGTACCATTTCGCGACATGTATTGTTCCTTGGTCCACAACAATGGATCGCTAAATAGGGttcagaaattttattatttgaaggGAACACTTTCGGGCGAAGCCGCTAATCTTATTAAGACCATCCCGGTCACTGAAGCTAATTATGACTCGGCATGGGAAGTTTTGGAATCTAGATACCATAACAGGAGAATGCTTGTTGGGAATCTAGTTTCCAAACTTTTTAATATACCGAAATCCGATGGGGGTTGCCAGTCAATTAGGGTTTTGCTAGATTTCGCCAGGGAATGTCTTTCCTCTTTGGGGAATTTAGACATAGACACTTCCAATTGGGATCCCATTCTTGTTCATTTGTTGGTGCAAAAACTTGATTTGCAGACAAGGAAAGAATGggaaaattctttgaaatcGAGTACCAATTTGCCTTCACGTAGTGAATTATTTACATTTCTTGATAGAACATTCCGTACTTTGGAGTCATTGGGAAATGAGTTTTCCTCCTCATCAGCTTCGAAGTCTCACTCGAAATTTTCGAAATCCACAAAGAATTCTAACTCGTTCAAAAAGACTTCTTGTCACACTGGAAAAATTTCGAGACAGACTCCGACTGAGTGTATTTATTGCGGAAAGTCCCATTCTATTTCAAAatgctataaatttttagcattaTCTGTGCATGGCAGAAATGAATTTCTGTCCGATAAATCAATTTGCCGCAATTGTCTTTCGGTTGGACATGACCAAAACAATTGTGGTTCACCCTTTCGTTGCGTTATTTGCAAACAAAAGCACCATTCTGTTTTACATGCTGATGGTTTATCGGGACAGGTTTTTTCAGCGGAACCGTTGGTTTCATCTACTTCGAATTCTGACACCAATCCTTCCAATCGATTTACGACACATAACGCGAATGTAATTCGATCAGTGTTGTTGTACACGATACGATTGCATGTTTGCACGAATCGTGGCACATTTCCTTTAAGGGCCCTTTTAGATCCCGGCTCTCAGGGATGTTTGATTTCCGAATCGGCGGTACAGCTGATGGGCCTTAAGAGGACCAAATCTCACTGCACTGTTGTGGGCATAGGTGATGGTAGTGGGAGCGTCTCTAAATTTATGGTGGACATTGAATTGTTTTCGAGGAGAAACATATCAGTACTTTCATGTACTGCGCTAGTCCTTACCAAGTTATCATCGTATACGCCTGATGCCTGTGCAAAGAGCATTTCTATGCCTGACATCAGTGAGGATGATTTGGCGGATCCGCGTTTTTATGATTCTGATCCCATTGATTTGATTCTAGGTTCAGATGTGTGTTTCGAGGTGAAAATTCCGTCCCAGTCTTTCATACATAATGGTATGTTTTTCCAAAATACTCACTTCGGTTGGGTATTTTCTGGATCGGATAGAAGCTTATCTACCCATAGGCTTCATATACATCACGTCAATTTGGACGCCATATTACGTTCTTTCTGGGAACAGGAGGAAATATGCTCCGATAGAGACATGTCAAATGAGGAATTGGCTTGTGAATCTTATTTTGTTGACACCACAAATCAGACTGAAACTGGACGATATATGGTGAAATTGCCATTTAAATCCATTCTATCTGATGGTTCGGGTCCAGAAattcaaaacaatattttgaatgcATTTAGACGATTGCGTCAGttggaaatttcattttccAGAAGACCAGAATTCGCTCAAAGTTATAAAAACTTTATGAGTGAATACGAGTCATTAGGTCATATGACTAGAATTGGTCATTATCCTGATCATGTCCGTCGGGACTCATATTTTTTACCGCATCATGGTATTTTCAAGGAGCAGAGTACTACTACCAAACTCCGCGTGGTGTTTGATGGCAGTAGTCATAGCCAGGGCCACAAGTCACTCAATGAGGAACTTGCCGCTGGACCTGCTCTTCAGAATGATATCTCATCCATTTTAACGAAATGGCGGAGACATAGGATTGCCTTTGGAGCAGACATAGAAAAGATGTTCCGCCAAATCGATGTTCATCCAGAACATCGAAAATATCAGCAGATATTATGGCGAGCAAATCcttttgaagatatttcaattttcgagTTGAATACAGTCACTTATGGTACCACCAGTGCACCATATTTGGCTATTCGTGTTTTACAAAAACTTGCTGAGGATTACAGATCCCATTTTCCAAGCGCTGCTGAGGTTTTAATGTCAGAGTCATATGTTGATGACATTATTTCCGGGTCTGATAATCTCTCAGATGCAAGTAAATTACAAAAGGATTTGTGTGCCCTTTTAAATAAGGGTGGCTGCAATTTACGGAAATGGGTTACGAATTCGCAAGAGCTTCTTGCTGCAATACCCTTTGATTGCAGGGACCCATCGATTTCCATTGATTTCGATCGAAacaacaatgttgtcaaaacgctAGGTATTCAATGGAATACAAGCGATGACACATTTTCGATCAGGGTTAACTTTGATGAGCGAGAATCTTTCTCGAAAAGATCTATCCTTTCAGAGTCGGCAAGAATTTACGACCCTCTGGGGCTATTGACTCCGTCTACAGTTGTCTCGAAGACTATATTCAAGAGGCTCTGGGAGGATAGCATTGATTGGGATTCTAAGATTCCAAATGATATTGAGAGGGATTGGATAAATCATCGATCTTCACTAAAGGATTTATCAAGCCTCAAAGTCCCAAGGTGGATTGGCTGGTCTCCAAATTCTGTCGTGGAGCTCCATTGTTTTTGTGATGCTTCCTCTGTGGCATATGCGGCAGTAGTTTATGCACGAATTTTGACTCCAGGTGGTATTCGAGTTTCTATTTTGCAGGCAAAATCGAAAGTTGCACCAGTTAAGACAGTTTCGATACCACGTCTCGAACTATGTGCTGCTAAGCTTTTAGCATTATTGGTTCAAAATGTTAAAGAGTCACTAAAGAATTTACCTATAGAGACCACTTACTTTTGGAGTGATAGCTCAACAGTTTTGAGCTGGATCAGAAAGTCTCCGTCCCATTGGACAGTTTATGTGGCGAATAGAGTGGCGGACATTCAAAGACTTAGCGACCCTTTTCAATGGAGGTATGTACCGACGTCGCTTAATCCCGCTGACTGTGCGTCACGGGGAATTTCTGGCACGGAACTTTTGAATAATGACACTTGGTGGTTTGGCCCAAGATTTTTGAGGGAATCCACGGATTCGTGGCCTCGTAATTTACCTCAATTTAATACTACGGAGGAGCAGAGAACGAAAATTTCGACTCATGCTTTGAACGAAAAAACCTATCCTGAGATTTTTTTGAGATACTCGAAATTTAACAATTTGATTCGTAGCTTCTCATTATGCTATCGATTCATATATAATTGTAGAAAGCCTGATGCGAGGCGCACAGGAGTTTTAACGTCCACTGAGATAAATGATACACTTTACAGAATTTTGAAAGTTGCTCAAAAAGttgattttcctatagaaattgagCAGCTTTTAAAAAATCGTCCCATTAGGAGTAGTTCACTACTGAAACTCATGCCCTTTCTCGATACATATGGTCTAATACGGGTAGGTGGCAGGCTGCAAAACTCTAGTTTTGACTATGATATTAAGCACCCcattattttgtcgaaaaataaccCCCTGTCTAGACTAATAATAACGGATTCGCACGAAAAAACTCTACATGGTGGAATTACATTGACAATGTCATATGTTAACCGCAGGTACTGGATCTTATCTGGTAACCAGTTGGCAAAGTCAATTATCCACAAATGTATGAGGTGCTTCCGACAATCTGCGAAAACGGCTCAACAAATAATGGGTAATTTGCCTTCTGTTCGTTTGAACGCCACTAGACCTTTCAAACACAGTGGGGTGGACTTTGCAGGCCCcattatgttaaaaatttccACTATCAGATCTGCTGTTGTTACAAAAGGATATATTTGCCTGTTTGTTTGCATGGTTACGAAAGCCCTTCATTTGGAAGCAGTTTCAGATTTGAGCACTAGCGCTTTTCTGGCTGCGTTTAAAAGATTTGTGTCACGTCGAGGTGGCTGCACCGATATATACTCGGACTGTGGTACCAACTTCGTAGGAGCATCAAAGGAACTACAGGTGCTCCACAATAGGTCACAGAAATCTTTACCAGAAGAGCTACGACATGCGCTAAGTAATGATGGTACGACTTGGCATTTTATTCCGCCAGCTTCTCCTAATTTTGGAGGATTATGGGAAGCTGGCGTAAAGTCTGTCAAATATCATTTAAAACGAGTGGTACGTGACAGACTTCTTAGTTTT